A genomic region of Globicephala melas chromosome 9, mGloMel1.2, whole genome shotgun sequence contains the following coding sequences:
- the STEAP4 gene encoding metalloreductase STEAP4 isoform X1 — protein MEKTTDVLLLTTNSSEKQDTVCIFGTGDFGRSLGLEMLQCGYSIVFGSQNPQMSSLLPNGAEVLSYSEAAQKSDIIIIAIHREHYDFLTELTEALNGKILVDVSNNLKIKQYPQSNAEYLAQLVPGAHVVKAFNTISAWALQSRALDASRQVFVCGNDSKAKQRVMDIVRSLGLTPLDKGSLMAANEIENYPLQLFPMWRFPFYLSAVLCVFFFFYCVIREVIYPYVYEKKDRTFRLAISIPNRVFPIAALTLLALVYLPGVIAAILQLYRGTKYRRFPDWLDHWMLCRKQLGLIALGFAFLHVLYTLVIPIRYYVRWTWTNRTIAQAIAKKESPFSTSTAWLSDSYIAMGMLGFFLFVLLGITSLPSVSNMVNWREFRFVQSKLGYLTLILCTAHTLVYGGKRFLSPSSLVWYLPSAYVIALIIPCTVLVIKFILILPCIDKTLTRIRKGWERNPKFSESALNGKTDI, from the exons ATGGAGAAAACTACAGATGTACTTCTTCTCACTACGAATTCTTCAGAGAAGCAAGACACTGTATGTATTTTTGGAACTGGAGATTTTGGACGATCACTGGGACTTGAAATGCTCCAATGTggttattctattgtttttggaagTCAAAACCCCCAGATGTCCAGTCTGCTGCCCAACGGTGCAGAGGTCCTGAGCTACTCAGAAGCGGCCCAGAAATCTGACATTATAATCATAGCAATCCACAGGGAACATTACGATTTTCTCACAGAATTAACTGAGGCTCTCAATGGGAAAATACTGGTCGACGTCAGCAACAACCTGAAAATCAAGCAGTATCCGCAGTCGAATGCAGAGTACCTTGCTCAGTTGGTGCCGGGAGCCCACGTGGTAAAAGCATTTAACACCATCTCAGCCTGGGCTCTCCAGTCAAGGGCACTGGATGCAAGTCGGCAG GTGTTTGTCTGCGGAAATGACAGCAAAGCCAAGCAAAGAGTAATGGATATTGTTCGTAGTCTTGGACTTACTCCATTGGATAAAGGATCTCTCATGGCAgccaatgaaattgaaaactacCCACTGCAACTGTTTCCAATGTGGAGGTTCCCCTTCTATTTGTCTGCTGTTCTGTgtgtattcttctttttctactgtgTAATAAGAGAAGTAATCTACCCTTatgtttatgaaaaaaaagataggaCATTCCGCCTGGCTATTTCTATTCCAAATCGTGTCTTTCCAATAGCAGCACTTACACTGCTGGCCTTGGTTTACCTCCCTGGCGTTATTGCGGCCATCCTGCAGCTGTACCGAGGTACAAAATACCGCCGATTCCCAGACTGGCTTGACCACTGGATGCTGTGCAGAAAGCAGCTTGGCTTGATAGCACTGGGATTTGCCTTCCTTCATGTCCTCTACACACTTGTGATCCCTATTCGTTATTATGTACGATGGACATGGACCAACAGAACCATTGCCCAG GCAATAGCCAAGAAAGAAAGTCCATTTAGTACCTCTACTGCCTGGCTCAGCGATTCATATATCGCTATGGGAATGCTTGGATTTTTCCTGTTTGTACTCCTGGGAATCACTTCCTTGCCATCAGTTAGCAACATGGTCAACTGGAGAGAGTTCCGATTTGTCCAG TCCAAACTGGGTTATTTGACCCTGATCTTGTGCACAGCCCACACCTTGGTGTACGGCGGAAAGAGATTCCTCAGTCCTTCAAGCCTCGTCTGGTATCTTCCTTCAGCCTACGTGATAGCACTGATCATCCCTTGCACGGTGCTGGTGATCAAGTTCATCCTCATCCTTCCATGTATAGACAAGACCCTTACACGGATCCGCAAGGGCTGGGAAAGGAACCCAAAATTCTCAGAATCAGCATTGAATGGAAAAACAGATATTTAA
- the STEAP4 gene encoding metalloreductase STEAP4 isoform X2, which translates to MEKTTDVLLLTTNSSEKQDTVCIFGTGDFGRSLGLEMLQCGYSIVFGSQNPQMSSLLPNGAEVLSYSEAAQKSDIIIIAIHREHYDFLTELTEALNGKILVDVSNNLKIKQYPQSNAEYLAQLVPGAHVVKAFNTISAWALQSRALDASRQAIAKKESPFSTSTAWLSDSYIAMGMLGFFLFVLLGITSLPSVSNMVNWREFRFVQSKLGYLTLILCTAHTLVYGGKRFLSPSSLVWYLPSAYVIALIIPCTVLVIKFILILPCIDKTLTRIRKGWERNPKFSESALNGKTDI; encoded by the exons ATGGAGAAAACTACAGATGTACTTCTTCTCACTACGAATTCTTCAGAGAAGCAAGACACTGTATGTATTTTTGGAACTGGAGATTTTGGACGATCACTGGGACTTGAAATGCTCCAATGTggttattctattgtttttggaagTCAAAACCCCCAGATGTCCAGTCTGCTGCCCAACGGTGCAGAGGTCCTGAGCTACTCAGAAGCGGCCCAGAAATCTGACATTATAATCATAGCAATCCACAGGGAACATTACGATTTTCTCACAGAATTAACTGAGGCTCTCAATGGGAAAATACTGGTCGACGTCAGCAACAACCTGAAAATCAAGCAGTATCCGCAGTCGAATGCAGAGTACCTTGCTCAGTTGGTGCCGGGAGCCCACGTGGTAAAAGCATTTAACACCATCTCAGCCTGGGCTCTCCAGTCAAGGGCACTGGATGCAAGTCGGCAG GCAATAGCCAAGAAAGAAAGTCCATTTAGTACCTCTACTGCCTGGCTCAGCGATTCATATATCGCTATGGGAATGCTTGGATTTTTCCTGTTTGTACTCCTGGGAATCACTTCCTTGCCATCAGTTAGCAACATGGTCAACTGGAGAGAGTTCCGATTTGTCCAG TCCAAACTGGGTTATTTGACCCTGATCTTGTGCACAGCCCACACCTTGGTGTACGGCGGAAAGAGATTCCTCAGTCCTTCAAGCCTCGTCTGGTATCTTCCTTCAGCCTACGTGATAGCACTGATCATCCCTTGCACGGTGCTGGTGATCAAGTTCATCCTCATCCTTCCATGTATAGACAAGACCCTTACACGGATCCGCAAGGGCTGGGAAAGGAACCCAAAATTCTCAGAATCAGCATTGAATGGAAAAACAGATATTTAA